In one window of Vulpes vulpes isolate BD-2025 chromosome 1, VulVul3, whole genome shotgun sequence DNA:
- the POPDC3 gene encoding popeye domain-containing protein 3 produces MERNSSLWKNLIDEHPVCTTWKQEAEGAIYHLASILFVVGFMGGSGFFGLLYVFSLLGLGFLCSAVWAWVDVCAADIFSWNFVLFVICFMQFVHIAYQVRSITFSREFQLLYSSLFQPLGTSLPVFRTIALSSEVVTLEKEHCYAMQGKTSIDKLSLLVSGRIRVTVDGEFLHYIFPFQFLDSPEWDSLRPTEEGIFQVTLTAETDCRYVSWRRKKLYLLFAQHRYISRLFSVLIGSDIADKLYALNDRVYTGKTYHYDIRLPNFYQMSSPKIPKSPLTEHFRNSRRYCDK; encoded by the exons ATGGAAAGAAATTCAAGTTTATGGAAGAACCTAATCGATGAACACCCAGTCTGCACCACCTGGAAGCAAGAGGCCGAAGGAGCCATTTACCATCTTGCCAGTATTTTATTTGTAGTAGGTTTCATGGGTGGCAGTGGCTTCTTCGGGCTCCTTTACGTCTTCAGTTTGCTGGGGTTGGGTTTTCTCTGCTCTGCTGTCTGGGCTTGGGTAGATGTCTGTGCAGCCGACATATTTTCCTGGAATTTTGTCCTGTTTGTCATCTGCTTCATGCAATTTGTTCACATTGCGTATCAAGTTCGCAGCATCACTTTTTCTCGAGAATTCCAGCTACTGTACAGCTCCCTTTTTCAGCCGCTGGGGACCTCTTTGCCCGTCTTCAGAACAATTGCTCTGAGCTCTGAAGTGGTTACTTTGGAGAAGGAACACTGTTATGCCATGCAGGGGAAAACCTCCATTGATAAACTCTCCCTGCTTGTTTCGGGAAG GATCAGAGTGACAGTTGACGGCGAATTTCTGCATTACATTTTCCCCTTCCAGTTCCTGGATTCTCCTGAATGGGACTCCCTGAGACCCACGGAGGAGGGCATTTTTCAG gtaaccCTCACAGCAGAAACTGATTGTCGATATGTGTCTTGGAggagaaagaaattatatttgcTCTTCGCCCAACATCGTTACATCTCCCGCCTGTTCTCAGTTTTAATTGGCAGTGACATTGCAGATAAACTCTATGCCTTGAATGACAGGGTATATACAGGAAAAACATACCACTATGATATTCGGTTACCCAACTTCTATCAAATGTCAAGTCCAAAAATACCCAAGTCACCCCTGACCGAACATTTCCGGAATTCCAGACGGTACTGTGATAAATGA